In Caldicellulosiruptor obsidiansis OB47, a single window of DNA contains:
- a CDS encoding YigZ family protein yields MRFKTIAQNVQVEFVERKSRFIASVFRVENQHEVNTFLDKVRKEFYDATHNVYAYTYGIEYPVQKYSDDGEPQGTAGLPVMEVIRKSNVSNVLIVVTRYFGGILLGASGLVRAYTQAASLGLEKAGILEYHECEEVVLSIEYSDFEKIKWLTSKFNTKIEKIEYSQVVDLSLAIKKEEVDDFIKNVSDITSGNFLADKKGIVLKAI; encoded by the coding sequence ATGAGATTTAAAACTATTGCTCAAAATGTCCAGGTAGAATTTGTAGAAAGAAAATCAAGGTTTATTGCATCAGTTTTCAGGGTAGAAAATCAGCATGAGGTTAATACCTTTCTTGACAAGGTCAGAAAAGAGTTTTATGATGCAACACACAACGTGTATGCCTATACATATGGTATTGAATATCCTGTGCAAAAGTATTCTGATGATGGGGAGCCGCAAGGTACAGCCGGGCTTCCTGTCATGGAGGTAATAAGAAAGAGCAATGTTTCGAATGTATTGATTGTAGTAACTCGGTATTTTGGCGGGATTTTGCTGGGTGCATCAGGACTTGTCAGGGCATATACACAGGCAGCAAGCCTCGGACTTGAAAAAGCGGGTATTTTGGAGTATCATGAGTGTGAAGAGGTTGTGCTCAGCATAGAGTATTCTGATTTTGAGAAGATTAAATGGCTTACTTCAAAGTTTAATACAAAAATAGAAAAGATTGAGTATTCGCAAGTTGTAGATTTATCGCTGGCAATAAAAAAAGAAGAGGTGGATGACTTTATAAAAAACGTTTCAGATATTACATCCGGCAACTTCCTGGCTGACAAAAAAGGGATAGTTTTAAAAGCAATTTAG
- the tuf gene encoding elongation factor Tu, whose translation MAKAKFERTKPHVNIGTIGHVDHGKTTLTAAITKVLALKGKAQFMAYDQIDKAPEERERGITINTAHVEYETDARHYAHVDCPGHADYVKNMITGAAQMDGAILVVSAADGPMPQTREHILLARQVNVPYIVVFLNKVDMVDDPELIELVEMEVRELLSKYGYPGDEVPIIKGSALKALESTSQDPNAPEYQCILELMDAVDKYIPTPQRDIDKPFLMPIEDVFSITGRGTVVTGRVERGTLKTGEEVEIVGFAPEPRKTVVTGIEMFRKVLDEAVAGDNVGCLLRGIQKNEVERGQVLAKPGTIKPHTKFKAQVYVLTKEEGGRHTPFFNGYRPQFYFRTTDVTGTITLPEGVEMCMPGDNVEMTVELISPIAIESGLRFAIREGGRTVGAGSVTTIIE comes from the coding sequence ATGGCAAAGGCTAAATTTGAAAGAACAAAACCACACGTAAACATAGGTACAATTGGACACGTTGACCATGGAAAAACAACATTGACAGCTGCAATCACAAAAGTTTTGGCTCTCAAAGGTAAAGCTCAGTTTATGGCTTATGACCAGATTGACAAGGCTCCAGAGGAAAGAGAAAGAGGTATTACTATCAACACAGCACACGTTGAGTATGAGACAGACGCAAGACACTATGCACACGTTGACTGTCCAGGTCACGCTGACTACGTCAAGAACATGATAACAGGTGCTGCTCAGATGGACGGTGCAATCTTGGTTGTATCTGCAGCAGACGGTCCAATGCCACAGACAAGAGAACACATTTTGCTTGCACGACAGGTTAACGTTCCATACATCGTAGTATTCCTCAACAAGGTTGACATGGTAGACGATCCAGAATTGATTGAGCTGGTTGAAATGGAAGTAAGAGAGCTTCTTTCCAAGTATGGTTACCCAGGCGACGAAGTACCAATCATAAAAGGTTCAGCTTTGAAGGCTTTAGAGTCAACATCACAAGATCCAAATGCTCCAGAGTATCAGTGCATTTTAGAGCTCATGGATGCTGTTGACAAATACATCCCAACACCACAGAGAGACATTGACAAACCATTCTTGATGCCAATTGAAGACGTGTTCTCAATCACAGGTAGAGGTACTGTTGTAACAGGTAGAGTTGAAAGAGGAACACTCAAGACAGGCGAAGAGGTCGAAATAGTTGGTTTTGCTCCAGAGCCAAGAAAGACAGTTGTAACAGGTATTGAAATGTTCAGAAAGGTATTGGATGAGGCTGTTGCTGGTGACAATGTAGGGTGCCTTCTCAGAGGTATTCAGAAGAATGAGGTTGAAAGAGGTCAGGTTCTTGCAAAGCCAGGCACAATTAAACCTCATACAAAGTTCAAAGCACAGGTTTACGTCTTGACAAAAGAAGAAGGTGGAAGACATACACCATTCTTCAATGGTTACAGACCACAGTTCTATTTCAGAACAACAGACGTTACAGGAACAATCACACTACCAGAGGGTGTAGAGATGTGCATGCCTGGTGACAACGTTGAAATGACAGTTGAACTTATCTCTCCAATTGCTATTGAGTCAGGACTCAGATTTGCTATCCGCGAAGGCGGAAGAACAGTTGGTGCAGGTTCTGTTACAACAATAATTGAATAA
- a CDS encoding NUDIX hydrolase: MLIRNCAGGVVFYQGKIFIMKNEKGEWVFPKGVIRNGEIAPEVAVRRVKEEVGIDASILSTAGQTSYEFFSVTRQRPVCNKIIWYIMEAKSPEFLKENKEENVFDAGYFDIEEAIQKITYSQDKALASCAYEQYKQLVNI, encoded by the coding sequence TTGCTAATTCGTAATTGTGCTGGTGGAGTTGTGTTCTACCAGGGAAAAATCTTTATTATGAAGAACGAAAAGGGCGAATGGGTGTTTCCCAAAGGTGTTATCCGAAACGGCGAGATTGCACCAGAGGTTGCAGTAAGAAGGGTCAAGGAAGAAGTTGGAATTGACGCTTCAATTCTCTCCACAGCAGGTCAAACAAGTTATGAGTTCTTTTCTGTCACACGTCAAAGACCAGTTTGCAACAAGATTATATGGTATATCATGGAAGCAAAATCTCCTGAGTTTTTGAAAGAAAATAAGGAAGAGAACGTTTTTGATGCTGGGTATTTTGACATTGAAGAGGCTATTCAGAAGATTACTTACAGCCAAGACAAGGCTTTGGCATCTTGTGCATATGAACAATACAAACAACTTGTGAATATTTAA
- the hflX gene encoding GTPase HflX produces the protein MIQKLKFHQTEEYMIDEFVYNTLKEFSVNLNKEIAIVLNRKGRIEEVIIEKKEFAELENQDSFPKKAALIFTRLSSVSHPSMLDLSTLIMKKYDYVMTISLKTEEATIAFWGSLLKEVETVGPHKIEYFYNLDISSKISEVDEKQREREKIHETLTEKDERALLVDVWPKSSSELDRHLLEELESLCKTAGVKVVDTVVQVRRSIDPAYFIGRGKAEEILSICQQKDIDVVIFNRELSPAQIKNLEELLLRKVIDRTDVILDIFARRAKTKEGKLQVELAQLLTLLPRLRGTGVLLSRLGGGIGTRGPGETKLEIDRRHIQRRIEEIKKELEKVKKNREVQRKSRIENQVPVVSIIGYTNAGKSTLMNRISKADVLVEDKLFATLDTTTRRVYHKGREFLLTDTVGFIRNLPHHLVEAFSSTLEEVKYSNLILNVVDISDPYYYDHIKVSEDLLKQLGAENIPLIRVYNKIDKVDISSVDVFDNVPYVFVSAQDGRGIDTLLDMIVERI, from the coding sequence ATGATTCAAAAACTTAAATTCCATCAGACAGAAGAGTATATGATTGATGAGTTTGTCTACAACACACTGAAAGAATTCTCGGTAAATCTTAATAAGGAAATAGCAATTGTTTTGAATAGAAAAGGAAGGATTGAAGAGGTCATAATAGAAAAAAAGGAATTCGCTGAACTGGAAAACCAGGATTCTTTCCCTAAAAAGGCGGCATTAATCTTTACGAGATTATCTTCAGTATCACATCCGTCAATGCTTGACCTGTCCACTCTTATAATGAAAAAGTATGACTATGTTATGACAATTTCGCTCAAAACTGAGGAAGCTACCATAGCTTTTTGGGGTAGCCTGTTGAAAGAGGTTGAAACGGTTGGACCGCACAAGATAGAGTATTTTTACAATCTTGATATCTCATCCAAGATTTCAGAAGTGGATGAAAAACAGAGGGAAAGAGAAAAGATTCACGAGACTTTGACAGAAAAAGATGAAAGGGCTTTGCTTGTTGATGTGTGGCCAAAAAGTTCGTCTGAACTTGACAGGCACCTTTTAGAAGAGCTTGAGAGTTTGTGCAAGACAGCAGGGGTTAAAGTTGTTGACACGGTAGTGCAAGTAAGAAGAAGCATAGACCCTGCATACTTTATAGGAAGAGGTAAAGCAGAAGAGATACTTTCAATCTGCCAGCAGAAGGACATCGACGTTGTGATATTCAACAGAGAACTTTCGCCTGCTCAGATAAAAAACTTGGAAGAGCTGCTTTTGAGAAAAGTGATAGATAGAACTGATGTGATCCTTGACATATTTGCAAGGCGTGCAAAGACCAAAGAGGGAAAACTTCAGGTAGAACTTGCACAGCTTTTGACTCTGCTTCCGCGCCTGCGTGGGACTGGAGTGCTGCTTTCAAGGCTTGGTGGCGGAATTGGAACAAGAGGGCCTGGTGAGACCAAGCTTGAGATTGACAGAAGACATATCCAGCGCAGGATTGAAGAGATAAAAAAAGAGCTTGAAAAGGTGAAAAAAAATAGAGAAGTTCAGAGGAAGAGCAGAATAGAAAACCAGGTACCTGTTGTATCAATAATTGGTTACACGAATGCAGGAAAGTCTACTCTCATGAACAGAATTTCAAAGGCAGATGTTCTGGTAGAAGATAAACTATTTGCAACACTTGATACTACAACAAGAAGAGTGTACCACAAGGGCAGAGAATTTTTACTCACTGATACTGTAGGGTTTATAAGAAACTTGCCGCATCATCTTGTTGAGGCGTTTTCTTCAACATTAGAAGAGGTCAAGTATTCAAACCTTATTCTGAACGTTGTAGATATATCTGACCCGTATTATTATGACCACATAAAAGTATCTGAGGATTTGCTAAAGCAGCTTGGAGCAGAAAATATCCCTCTTATAAGGGTTTATAACAAGATAGATAAAGTGGACATTTCAAGTGTAGATGTATTTGACAATGTACCTTACGTATTTGTCTCTGCTCAAGATGGCAGAGGTATAGATACTTTGCTTGATATGATTGTTGAAAGAATTTAA